The following coding sequences are from one Formosa haliotis window:
- a CDS encoding DEAD/DEAH box helicase, with amino-acid sequence MATFKHLGVKPEFVKSLKELNIKFPTEIQEKAIPVLLQSQTDFIGLAQTGTGKTAAFGLPMLQNIKSDSNHVQALILAPTRELVQQIKKQLFKFTKYCDNKIFVEGVYGGEKIDIQIKNLKRTTHVIVATPGRLNDLLDRKVIDIRKVNTVILDEADEMLSMGFKDALTKILTHTPGSKQTWLFSATIPSGIQQIIEQYMSPKAVRVVVNKNELVNANISHSYITTTIEQKQNAIESILEARPDDRGIIFCRTKAGTQSLTEALKDEGFSVEALEGDMQQRDREKVMRAFKKGNLQVLISTDVSARGIDVNDLAFVIHHQLPEHLEYYTHRSGRTARAGKTGQSIALILGGELKRIHEINKALGIKFKEISI; translated from the coding sequence ATGGCAACATTTAAACATTTAGGCGTTAAGCCCGAATTTGTAAAGTCTTTAAAGGAATTAAACATTAAATTCCCTACAGAAATTCAAGAAAAAGCAATTCCTGTTTTATTACAATCTCAAACCGATTTTATCGGATTGGCACAAACAGGTACTGGAAAAACCGCAGCTTTTGGATTGCCAATGCTTCAAAACATAAAGTCAGATTCAAATCATGTTCAAGCTTTAATTTTAGCGCCAACTCGAGAGTTAGTACAACAAATAAAAAAGCAACTCTTTAAATTCACAAAGTATTGCGACAATAAGATTTTTGTTGAAGGTGTTTATGGTGGCGAAAAAATAGATATTCAAATTAAGAACTTAAAGCGTACAACTCATGTTATAGTAGCAACTCCTGGGCGATTAAACGATTTGTTAGACAGAAAAGTCATTGATATCCGTAAGGTGAACACCGTAATTTTAGATGAGGCCGACGAAATGTTAAGCATGGGGTTTAAAGATGCCTTAACCAAAATTCTTACACATACACCAGGGTCTAAGCAAACTTGGCTGTTTTCTGCAACCATCCCTTCGGGAATTCAACAAATTATAGAGCAATACATGTCGCCAAAAGCGGTTCGTGTTGTGGTAAATAAAAATGAATTGGTGAATGCGAACATTTCACATAGCTATATTACGACGACTATAGAACAAAAGCAAAATGCCATTGAGAGTATTTTGGAAGCTAGACCAGACGATCGAGGGATTATTTTTTGCAGAACAAAAGCAGGAACACAAAGTTTAACAGAAGCTTTAAAAGACGAAGGTTTTTCGGTGGAAGCTCTAGAAGGGGATATGCAACAACGCGATCGTGAAAAGGTAATGCGTGCTTTTAAGAAAGGAAATTTACAAGTTTTAATTTCTACCGATGTTTCTGCCCGAGGTATAGATGTTAACGATTTAGCCTTTGTTATACATCATCAGTTACCAGAACATTTAGAATATTATACCCATAGAAGCGGAAGAACAGCACGTGCAGGAAAAACAGGTCAATCTATAGCTTTAATTCTGGGGGGTGAGTTAAAACGCATTCATGAAATAAACAAAGCCTTAGGTATTAAATTTAAAGAGATTTCAATTTAA
- a CDS encoding type 1 glutamine amidotransferase domain-containing protein: protein MNILFVLTSHDTLGNTGKKTGFWIEEFASPYYTLLDKGATITIATPKGGKAPIDPSSDTPDASTEATERFKTDKITQDKINNTEVLSHINSNDFDAVFYPGGHGPLWDLANDNDSIELIEDFNAANKPIGFVCHAPAVLKEVENTDGTAIVSGKRVTGFSNSEEEAVQLTKVVPFLVEDMLKSNGGTYSKGEDWSEYVVTDGNLITGQNPASSELAAKKLLSLLN, encoded by the coding sequence ATGAATATATTATTTGTATTAACATCGCATGATACTTTAGGAAATACAGGTAAAAAAACGGGATTTTGGATCGAAGAATTTGCCAGTCCGTATTACACGTTATTAGATAAAGGGGCGACTATTACCATCGCTACGCCTAAAGGAGGAAAAGCGCCAATAGACCCAAGTAGCGATACACCAGACGCTAGTACAGAAGCTACTGAGCGTTTTAAAACCGATAAAATTACCCAAGATAAAATTAACAATACAGAGGTTTTGTCTCATATTAATTCGAACGATTTTGATGCCGTATTTTATCCAGGTGGTCACGGTCCGCTTTGGGATTTAGCTAACGATAACGACTCTATTGAATTGATAGAGGATTTTAACGCCGCTAATAAACCTATCGGATTTGTTTGTCATGCTCCAGCCGTATTAAAAGAAGTTGAAAATACCGATGGTACGGCTATAGTTTCTGGAAAACGAGTAACTGGATTTTCAAATTCTGAGGAAGAAGCTGTTCAGTTAACAAAGGTAGTTCCGTTTCTTGTGGAAGATATGCTAAAAAGCAATGGTGGTACGTATAGTAAAGGCGAAGACTGGTCTGAATATGTGGTTACCGATGGAAATTTAATTACCGGACAAAATCCTGCCTCGTCAGAATTGGCAGCCAAAAAATTACTAAGTCTTTTAAATTAA
- a CDS encoding iron-containing alcohol dehydrogenase, translated as MNNFEFKNPTKIIFGKDTIAKLAKEIPTDAKVLVLYGGGSIKKNGIYEQVQSALKDIDYVEFGGIPANPEYTVLLEALQVIKNENISYLLAVGGGSVIDGTKFLSAAALFEGDTPWDILSNRKPTLKGMPFGTVLTLPATGSEMNSGAVITRAETKEKLGMGGAGLFPQFSILDPQVIKSIPKRQLVNGITDAFTHVLEQYMTYPAGALLQDRFAESIMQTLIEVAPKILKDPTDYEAASNFMWSCTMALNGLIQKGVPTDWAVHAMGHELTALYGIDHARTLAIIAPSHYQYNFDTKKEKLAQYAERIWNITEGSLEDKAYDAIERTEQFFNQMGIDTKLSKYTENFDGTAEVISKRFTERGWVGLGEHQSLKPEDVEHIVQMAY; from the coding sequence ATGAACAATTTTGAGTTTAAAAATCCAACAAAAATAATTTTCGGAAAAGATACTATAGCGAAACTCGCTAAAGAAATTCCAACAGATGCTAAAGTGTTAGTCCTTTATGGTGGTGGAAGCATCAAAAAAAATGGAATTTATGAGCAAGTTCAATCCGCTTTAAAAGATATAGATTATGTAGAGTTTGGCGGTATCCCTGCCAATCCAGAATATACCGTTTTATTAGAAGCGCTTCAAGTTATTAAAAATGAAAATATAAGCTATTTATTAGCTGTTGGTGGTGGTTCTGTTATCGATGGTACAAAATTTTTATCGGCCGCTGCTTTATTTGAAGGCGATACCCCTTGGGATATATTATCCAATAGAAAACCGACTTTAAAAGGCATGCCTTTTGGGACGGTATTAACCTTGCCTGCTACAGGATCTGAGATGAATTCTGGAGCTGTAATTACGCGTGCAGAAACCAAAGAAAAGTTAGGTATGGGCGGGGCTGGTTTATTTCCTCAGTTTTCTATATTAGACCCGCAAGTTATAAAATCGATCCCTAAGCGTCAGTTGGTAAACGGTATTACAGATGCCTTTACACATGTTTTAGAACAATATATGACGTATCCTGCAGGTGCTTTACTTCAAGATCGTTTTGCTGAAAGCATTATGCAAACCCTGATCGAAGTGGCTCCAAAAATATTAAAAGACCCTACAGATTATGAAGCGGCTTCAAATTTCATGTGGAGCTGTACCATGGCATTAAATGGATTAATCCAAAAAGGTGTACCAACAGATTGGGCTGTTCACGCTATGGGCCACGAATTAACCGCTTTGTACGGTATCGATCACGCCCGAACTTTAGCCATAATTGCTCCAAGTCATTATCAATATAATTTTGACACTAAAAAGGAAAAATTAGCCCAATATGCTGAACGCATTTGGAATATAACCGAAGGGTCGCTTGAAGATAAAGCCTATGATGCTATTGAACGAACTGAGCAATTTTTCAACCAAATGGGTATAGATACCAAATTATCGAAATACACAGAAAATTTTGACGGTACTGCAGAAGTAATTTCAAAACGATTTACAGAACGTGGTTGGGTAGGTTTAGGCGAACATCAAAGTCTAAAACCCGAAGACGTAGAACATATTGTGCAAATGGCTTATTAA
- a CDS encoding peroxiredoxin-like family protein codes for MKTLKEQTEAKIAEGRLKNPDFMKGVDAAIAEAKSFEQGDNAIRVGEKAPAFKLPNARGKNVSLDNLLENGPVVITFYRGDWCPYCNLQLRALKEHLSEINALGANLVAISPQVPDGSLTEDEISKMDFGVLSDQDAKVAFQYGVAWEVPEFLTEHMRVDRGLDLEQINNGNASMLPIPATFVLGRDGIVKWRYVDVDYRTRAEPSDIIEALKKLF; via the coding sequence ATGAAAACTTTAAAAGAACAAACTGAAGCTAAAATAGCAGAAGGCCGATTAAAAAATCCTGATTTTATGAAAGGTGTCGATGCGGCTATTGCAGAAGCGAAGAGCTTTGAACAAGGAGATAATGCCATTAGAGTTGGGGAAAAAGCACCAGCATTTAAGTTACCTAACGCTAGAGGTAAAAATGTGTCCTTAGACAATTTACTAGAAAATGGTCCCGTAGTCATTACATTTTATCGCGGGGATTGGTGTCCGTATTGTAACTTACAACTTAGAGCATTAAAAGAGCATTTAAGCGAGATTAATGCGTTGGGTGCAAACTTAGTTGCTATTAGTCCTCAAGTACCAGATGGTAGTTTAACAGAAGATGAAATTAGTAAAATGGATTTCGGTGTATTGTCAGACCAGGATGCAAAAGTCGCTTTTCAATATGGCGTGGCTTGGGAAGTACCAGAATTTTTAACTGAACATATGCGCGTAGATCGCGGGTTAGATTTAGAACAAATCAATAATGGTAATGCTAGTATGTTACCTATACCTGCAACCTTTGTATTAGGTCGCGATGGTATAGTAAAATGGAGATATGTAGATGTAGATTATAGAACACGTGCTGAACCTAGCGATATTATTGAAGCCTTAAAGAAGCTGTTTTAA
- a CDS encoding NADP-dependent oxidoreductase, translating to MNQTILLKSRPQGTPQLSDFEFQKEAENLEITDGEILLETKYISVDPYLRGRMSDAKSYVPPFNLNEPISSGIVAQVKASKNNDFKEGDFVSGLLNWKTEQISNGQGLTKVSADLAPLSAYLGVLGMTGLTAFLGLQEIGKPKAGETLLVSGAAGAVGSVVGQLGKILGLRVVGIAGTDEKVALLKNDFGFDEVINYNTTPDMAKAIQDTCPDGVDVYFDNVGGPISDAALFSINRFARIIICGAISVYNKTELPTGLSVQPFLVKNSALMQGFIVSNYAEKFPEAIKQLSQWLSKDQLTYTETIVEGFENTPQAFLDLFSGKNKGKMIVKI from the coding sequence ATGAATCAGACCATTTTATTAAAAAGTAGACCACAAGGAACACCTCAATTATCAGATTTCGAGTTTCAAAAAGAGGCTGAAAATTTAGAAATAACAGACGGTGAAATTCTTTTAGAAACAAAATATATCTCGGTAGATCCATACTTAAGAGGACGCATGAGCGATGCCAAATCGTATGTACCTCCTTTTAATTTAAACGAGCCTATTTCATCTGGAATTGTTGCTCAAGTAAAAGCCTCTAAAAACAACGATTTTAAAGAGGGTGATTTCGTATCCGGATTATTAAACTGGAAAACTGAACAAATTTCTAACGGTCAAGGATTAACAAAAGTTAGTGCAGATTTAGCTCCTCTTAGTGCCTATTTGGGGGTTTTAGGAATGACAGGATTAACTGCATTTTTAGGCCTTCAAGAAATAGGAAAACCTAAAGCAGGCGAAACCTTATTGGTATCTGGTGCTGCCGGAGCCGTAGGAAGTGTTGTTGGACAGCTTGGTAAAATATTAGGGCTTCGCGTAGTTGGTATTGCCGGAACAGATGAAAAAGTCGCACTCTTAAAGAATGATTTTGGATTCGACGAGGTTATAAATTATAACACAACTCCAGATATGGCCAAAGCAATACAAGACACTTGCCCAGACGGTGTAGATGTGTATTTCGATAATGTAGGCGGCCCCATTTCTGATGCAGCTTTATTCAGTATAAACCGGTTTGCACGTATCATTATTTGCGGAGCTATTTCGGTATATAACAAAACCGAATTACCTACCGGATTAAGTGTACAACCGTTTTTAGTAAAAAATAGTGCCCTAATGCAAGGCTTTATTGTTTCTAATTATGCTGAAAAATTTCCGGAAGCTATCAAACAACTTTCGCAATGGTTAAGTAAAGACCAATTAACATATACAGAAACGATCGTAGAAGGATTCGAAAATACACCTCAAGCTTTCCTGGATTTATTCAGTGGAAAAAATAAAGGAAAAATGATCGTAAAAATCTAA
- a CDS encoding NAD(P)H-dependent oxidoreductase, with protein MELLDKLNWRYATKAMNGETVSQDKIDRILEAARLAPTSSGLQPFEIIVVTNKELKEQIKPVAWNQSVVTDCSHLLVFAAWDTYTADRINKVFDMTNKIRGYENEGFEAYRQMLLNTYPQKDADENFTHAAKQAYIAFGLAIAAAAYEGVDATPMEGFDPDAVDNILGLKEKGLRSAILLPLGYRDQESDWLINQVKVRKSTEDLITVLD; from the coding sequence ATGGAATTATTAGATAAATTAAACTGGAGATATGCAACCAAAGCTATGAATGGCGAAACTGTATCTCAAGACAAAATAGACCGTATTTTAGAAGCTGCGCGATTAGCGCCAACTTCTAGCGGATTGCAACCTTTTGAAATTATTGTAGTGACAAATAAAGAATTAAAAGAACAAATTAAGCCCGTGGCTTGGAACCAATCTGTAGTAACAGACTGTTCTCATTTATTAGTTTTTGCTGCTTGGGATACTTATACAGCAGATCGAATTAATAAAGTGTTCGATATGACAAATAAAATTCGTGGTTACGAAAATGAAGGTTTTGAAGCATACAGACAAATGTTATTGAACACCTATCCACAAAAAGATGCAGACGAGAATTTTACACACGCTGCTAAACAAGCTTACATTGCTTTTGGATTAGCTATTGCAGCCGCGGCCTACGAAGGTGTAGATGCTACGCCAATGGAAGGTTTCGATCCGGATGCGGTAGATAACATTTTAGGTTTAAAAGAAAAAGGTTTACGTAGTGCCATTTTATTACCTCTAGGCTACAGAGACCAAGAGAGTGATTGGTTAATAAACCAAGTTAAAGTAAGAAAAAGTACAGAAGATTTAATAACCGTTTTAGACTAA
- a CDS encoding TetR/AcrR family transcriptional regulator, which translates to MTGLKKSEIKRAALVKATIYLVNNQGFHAAPMAKIAKLANVSPATIYLYFENKQDLINQVYKEVKQEYMVYAFETYTDDLSVESGFEMVWRRMADYKLKDIEKGFFLSQCENTPMIDEASRQEGIKNLAPLLDLWNRGITENSIKDLSHYVLYAYSIYPLAFLLNAQKRGDFKITKDHLNHAYQAAWDSIKK; encoded by the coding sequence ATGACAGGTTTAAAAAAGAGTGAAATTAAGCGTGCAGCACTTGTAAAAGCCACCATTTATTTGGTGAACAATCAAGGGTTTCATGCCGCTCCTATGGCTAAAATAGCTAAACTGGCTAATGTATCGCCTGCTACCATTTATTTGTATTTCGAAAATAAACAAGATCTTATAAACCAAGTTTACAAAGAAGTGAAACAAGAATATATGGTGTATGCCTTTGAAACTTACACCGATGATTTATCGGTAGAATCTGGTTTTGAAATGGTTTGGAGACGTATGGCCGACTATAAATTAAAGGATATCGAGAAGGGCTTTTTCCTTTCGCAATGTGAAAATACCCCAATGATTGATGAAGCAAGCAGACAGGAAGGCATAAAAAACTTGGCTCCCCTACTCGATTTATGGAATCGAGGAATCACCGAAAATAGCATTAAAGATTTATCGCATTATGTGCTTTATGCGTATAGTATTTATCCGTTAGCCTTTTTATTAAACGCTCAAAAAAGAGGCGATTTCAAAATCACAAAAGATCATTTAAATCATGCTTACCAAGCGGCTTGGGATAGTATAAAAAAATAA
- a CDS encoding glutathione peroxidase produces MKTVTDLYNIKINSLKGTPIDLEEFRGKRLLFVNTASKCGFTKQYDHLQTLADTYKDTLQVIGVPCNQFGGQEPGTALEIESFCEVNYGVTFVITEKVHVKGEQQHPLYAWLTKKELNGVKNSSVKWNFQKYLIDEKGELIDYFYSITKPLSSRITKHLK; encoded by the coding sequence ATGAAAACAGTAACTGATTTATATAATATTAAAATTAATAGTTTAAAGGGGACACCTATAGATTTAGAAGAATTTAGAGGTAAACGGCTATTGTTTGTAAATACCGCTTCGAAATGTGGTTTTACCAAGCAGTACGACCATTTACAAACTTTAGCAGACACTTATAAGGATACGTTGCAGGTAATTGGTGTGCCATGCAATCAGTTTGGAGGTCAAGAACCAGGAACAGCTCTAGAAATTGAATCGTTTTGTGAAGTGAATTATGGCGTAACATTTGTCATCACCGAAAAGGTACATGTAAAAGGGGAGCAACAACATCCGTTATATGCATGGCTTACTAAAAAAGAGCTTAATGGCGTTAAAAATTCGAGTGTAAAATGGAATTTTCAGAAGTATTTAATTGATGAAAAAGGTGAATTAATTGATTATTTCTATTCGATTACCAAACCTTTAAGTTCCCGTATTACAAAACATTTAAAATGA
- a CDS encoding FKBP-type peptidyl-prolyl cis-trans isomerase has product MSQVKENNTVKVHYTGKLSDGQVFDSSEGREPLEFTLGQGQMIPGFEKGLIDMKLNEKKTISLSKDEAFGEANPELIQEVQKSQLPPEIQPEVGMGLISKAPDGTEHNLTIVAVKDDSIVLDANHPLAGKDVVFDIEVVDIQA; this is encoded by the coding sequence ATGAGTCAAGTTAAAGAGAATAACACAGTAAAGGTACATTACACTGGAAAATTATCAGATGGTCAGGTATTTGATAGTTCAGAAGGACGTGAACCTTTAGAGTTTACTTTAGGACAAGGACAAATGATTCCAGGTTTTGAAAAAGGGCTAATCGACATGAAATTAAATGAGAAAAAAACCATTTCATTATCTAAAGATGAAGCTTTTGGAGAAGCCAATCCAGAACTAATTCAAGAGGTACAAAAATCGCAATTACCACCAGAAATTCAACCAGAAGTTGGAATGGGACTTATTTCTAAAGCTCCAGATGGTACAGAACACAATTTAACTATTGTAGCGGTAAAAGACGACAGTATTGTACTTGATGCCAATCATCCACTAGCAGGAAAAGATGTGGTATTCGATATTGAAGTTGTAGATATTCAAGCGTAA
- a CDS encoding TolC family protein, producing the protein MMKKLILIGCVLTFFTGFSQEKDSILTLEEYLGFVKKYHPIVKQAQLTTSEGEAKLLKSRGAFDPKLEVNYNRKKFENTTYYDKLNSAFKIPTWYGIELKANYENNDGYYLNPEGTTPEDGLYSAGVSMSLAKGLLINDRMATLKQAKLYAQQAEAKQRILINEILYQAITTYFNWLKNYQTETVYKDYVLNAQTRLDNVKTSFYGGDKPAIDTLEASINLKSRFLDLEKAKIGYIKSKLELSNFLWLSENLPLELESGIVPDLETKFNVDAVLNSSILNVTEESLQNHPKIQELQFKRESLDIEKKLALNNLLPKIDLQYNFLSSDYKHINSFSTSNYKSGLNISMPLFLRKERADLRLAKIKLQDIDFDISATTVTLKNKVESTLKEIESYGTQDEILFQLVKDYKALVYSEERKFSLGEGSIFLVNYREVKLIENQLKKIDTEYNLFTSKTNLLRVINGLE; encoded by the coding sequence ATGATGAAAAAACTAATCCTTATTGGATGTGTTTTAACTTTTTTTACGGGATTTTCACAAGAAAAAGATTCTATATTAACACTAGAAGAATATTTAGGTTTTGTAAAAAAGTACCATCCTATAGTAAAACAAGCACAGCTTACAACTAGCGAAGGTGAAGCCAAGTTATTAAAATCGCGAGGTGCATTCGATCCTAAATTAGAGGTTAATTATAACAGAAAAAAGTTTGAGAATACCACCTATTACGATAAGCTAAATTCAGCTTTTAAAATACCCACTTGGTATGGTATTGAGCTAAAAGCAAATTACGAAAATAACGATGGTTATTATTTAAACCCTGAAGGCACTACTCCCGAGGACGGATTATATAGTGCCGGTGTATCGATGTCGCTTGCAAAAGGCTTATTGATTAACGACCGTATGGCCACGTTAAAACAAGCTAAATTATATGCGCAACAGGCAGAGGCTAAACAAAGAATTTTGATTAATGAGATTTTATACCAAGCCATTACAACCTATTTTAATTGGTTAAAAAACTATCAAACCGAAACGGTTTATAAAGATTACGTTTTAAATGCCCAAACGCGGTTAGATAATGTAAAAACTAGTTTTTATGGTGGCGATAAACCCGCGATAGATACTTTAGAAGCGAGTATAAATTTAAAAAGTCGGTTTTTAGACCTTGAAAAGGCTAAGATTGGTTATATCAAATCAAAATTAGAGTTGTCGAATTTCTTATGGTTAAGCGAAAATTTACCTCTAGAATTAGAGTCTGGGATTGTACCAGACCTAGAAACCAAATTTAATGTCGATGCCGTTTTAAATAGTTCTATTTTAAATGTAACCGAAGAATCGTTACAAAATCATCCTAAAATTCAGGAATTACAATTTAAACGAGAAAGTCTGGATATTGAAAAGAAATTAGCCTTAAACAATTTACTGCCAAAAATCGATTTACAATATAATTTCTTGTCCTCAGATTATAAGCATATAAATTCCTTTAGTACCTCTAATTATAAAAGCGGATTAAACATTAGTATGCCACTATTTTTACGAAAAGAACGTGCAGACCTAAGGCTAGCTAAAATTAAATTACAAGATATCGATTTTGATATTTCGGCAACTACAGTTACGTTAAAAAACAAAGTTGAAAGTACCTTAAAAGAAATTGAATCTTATGGTACTCAAGATGAGATTTTATTTCAACTTGTAAAAGATTACAAAGCATTGGTTTATAGCGAGGAACGTAAGTTTTCTTTAGGTGAAGGTTCCATCTTTTTGGTAAACTATCGCGAGGTAAAACTTATAGAAAATCAGCTTAAAAAAATTGATACCGAGTATAATTTATTTACAAGTAAAACGAATTTATTACGGGTTATAAACGGATTAGAATAA